A window of Thermotoga sp. Mc24 genomic DNA:
CCTGGATCTCCACCTTTTCGCTCTTGGTAAGAGAACCCGCTATCGCACCGGCTACCTTGTTGGGGTTCGAGTTCGAACTGACCTTCAGGATTTCCATTCTACCATTCCTCCTTACTCACGGGTTTCTAACTTGCATTTTATCATAAAAGAATTGGAGATTTCAAACTTGTTCCAAAGTAACTTCTCTCAGGTATTTAGCGGCATCTTCCGGAGGCACCGTGTTTATATAGAACCCTGTCCCCCACTCGAAGCCCGCTACTTTTGTCAATCTCGGGAATATCTCTATGTGCCAGTGGTAATAATCCTTGCCTTCGAGACTCGTGGGAGCAGTGTGGATCAAAAGATTGTAAGGTGGATTGTCTAAGGCAGCGTATATCCTGTAGAGAACGTTCTTTAGAATCTTTGCAAGAGATCCCACTTCATCCTCGGATATCAGATGAAAGCTGTTCATGTGCCTTTTTGGAAGAATCCACGTTTCGAATGGAAATCTGGCAGCGAAGGGTTCCAGAGCGATGAAGTGATCGTTTTCTTCAACTATTCTTTCCCTCTCTTTCTTCTCCTCATCTATGATATCGCAGAAAGGACATCTTTCTTTGTATTCGTAGTATTCTTTCGAACCGTCGAGTTCTTCCTGAACCCTCTTTGGCATGATGGGAACAGCAATTATCTGACTGTGAGGATGACTGAGAGAGGCTCCGGCATCCTTTCCGTGATTTTTGAAAATCAGTATGTATTTTACTCTCTCATCCTTCATGATCTGTTCGTATCTGATCTTGTAAGCCCAAATGACTTCTTCTACGTTCCTGTAATCCATAACGGCGAGGTGGGAGTTGTGATCTGGGGTTTCAATGACCACATCGTGGTAACCAAACCCTATCGCCGCATCGTACATACCTCTTCCGTATTTCCTCAAAGGTACATTGGGATCAACCGCTGGGAATTTGTTTGGAACAACGCGCACCCACCAACCCGGTGTGTTGGGTTCTGTGTCTGCAGGCCTGAAGGCGAATATCTCCGGTGGAGTGGTGTGTTCGTTTCCATAATCGAAGGGACAGAAACCATCACGCACTTCTTCTACTTTCGTTCTTGCAAAGTCATGGGGTCTTTTCGCTCTCTCCGTGGCTATGATAACCCACCTTTTTATAATGGGATCTTTTCTGAATTCAGGCATATTTTCACCTTCCAACCTTTGCAAGGGCTTTCTTGTAAAGTTCAACGTATTCTTTAGCGGACCTGTCCCAGGACAGATCCGTGTTCATGGCATTTGTCATAATCCTTTTCCAGTGTTCCCTTTCCCTGTAGTAAAAGTGAAGAGCCTTTGAAACTGCCTTCAACAGATGAGCGGAATCGTACTTCTTGAATCCAAAACCCGTACCTTCCATCGATTGTGGATCGTATTCTCTCACTGTATCTGCCAGACCCCCCGTGTATCTCACAACGGGGATTGTTCCATATCTCATACTGAACATCTGCCCCAAACCACACGGTTCGTATCTGCTCGGCATGAGGAATATATCTGCACCGGCGTATATCTTCTGCGCCAGTTCGACATCGAACTTTATGTTCGCTGATACTTTGTCTGGATACCTTTCTTGTAACTTTCTGAAGGCGTTTTCGTACTGTTCATCTCCCGTTCCAAGAACGACGATCTGAAGATCAAAGAGCGTCAGATAATCCATCACATCAACCAGAAGGTCCAGACCTTTCTGGGGAACGAGTCTGCTGATCAACCCGGCCACAGCTGTTTCTTTGTTAACGGGAAGCCCCAGTTCTTCCTGAAGCTTCACCTTGTTTTCCCACTTGAGTTCAAGACGATTCACGTCGTAGTTGATGTAAATGTATTTGTCCGTGGCTGGATTATAAAGCTCGTAATCTATTCCGTTCAATATACCGTAGAGATCTTTCGATCGCATTCTCAGTACACCATCGAGTTTCTCACCGTACTCCTCCGTCTGAATTTCCTCGGCGTAAGTGGGACTAACCGTGTTTATCACATCGCTGAACACTATTCCACCCTTGAGGAAATTCAGCTGTCCGTAGAACTCTAAGCCGTCGATGGTGAAAACATAGCCTGGAAGACCCGCAAAAGAGAGATACTTCGGATCGAACACACCTTGATATCCAAGGTTGTGAATTGTCAGGGATGTGGCCGTTCTGGAAAAGTAAGGATCGTCTCTGTAAACGGTTTTCAAGTAGACGGGAATCAGAGCGGTTTGCCAGTCGTTCACGTGGACGATATCGGGTTTCAAATCAAGATGTTTTATCAGATCCAGAGTGGCCGCACAGAAGAAAATCGCCTGTTCTCCAAGATCTGGCCCCGCGTAGACACTTTCCGCAGAGAAGTAATAATCGTTAGCAACAAAATACGTTTTCACATCGCTTCCGGGAAGAACGGATTCGTATATATCGAACCTCTGGTCGGTTTTGACATAAGAAACAGGAAGGCCTTCGGCTACTTTCTTGATCTCGTATCCGAACTTCTCCGCATTTTTTTCGACGATTCTGTGTTTTGGCATAACTATCGTGACATCTACTCCGTGTTTCTTTAAGTACTTTGGAAGAGTTCCTGCAACGTCCGCCAACCCTCCTACCTTCGCGAATGGAAAAACCTCGTAAGAAACGAACACCACTTTCATCCTTTCACCTCCAGTTTCAGCGGTGCGTCGTGTGGAAAAACTAAGAGATCGATCTTTCCAACTCTGTCAAAGAAGTTCTTAACTTGAACGCTTCCGTACCCTTTGATTATATCATAGTAGCTAAGCCTGTTAGGTGTAATATCCCCTGTGATCAGCACTCTTCCTGCATTCTCTGTATCAAGAAGAAAAGAAAGGTGTTCTCTGGCGTGCCATGGAGTGTGAAACACCTTTATTTTTCCGTCGAACAGCGTTTCCTCGCCCTTCAGAAGCACCACGTTTTTCCACGAAGAGATCACCTTCGAATAGATTCTCCCCACGATCGTACCAAAAGAAGTATAGTTCTTCGTTTTGTAAGATTCGTGAACATAGAAAGTAGCGTTCTCGAAGAGGACGGAGTTGAAGATATGATCTAGATGTACGTGTGTGAACAGAACGTCTGTTATATCATCCGGAGGAATTCCAAGCTCAGAGAACTCCTTTTCCAGTTCGTCCATAGAAGAGAGGTTACCGGGGTCGATGATGATTCTTCTGTCACCGTGTTCCAGATAAACAACCGTGGAAAAGTGAGCGTTCAACCTTCCTGGAACAAAAACGCTTCCACCCGTTACGAGGATTTTCAACTCCACTCGGCATCACCCCGCAAGATAGCTCAGAATCGCTATGAACAAGCAGTAGTAGGAAAACTGCCACATCCTTCCGGATCTCACAGATCTTGAAAGCACGTAAAGAGCAAAAAGACCAGAAAGAAACGCAAAAATCGGTGCAAGAACAGTTATGTTTCCTCTTTCTAAGCCAAGGATTCCTGCACCCAGAACAACTGGTATGGACATCAGAAAGGAATATTGAAGAGCATCTTCATTTTTGTACTTCATAAACAAAAGAGAAGCCACAGTGATTCCACTTCTTGAAATACCCGGGAAGAGAGCAAAGAGTTGGGCAACCCCAACA
This region includes:
- a CDS encoding glycogen synthase, encoding MKVVFVSYEVFPFAKVGGLADVAGTLPKYLKKHGVDVTIVMPKHRIVEKNAEKFGYEIKKVAEGLPVSYVKTDQRFDIYESVLPGSDVKTYFVANDYYFSAESVYAGPDLGEQAIFFCAATLDLIKHLDLKPDIVHVNDWQTALIPVYLKTVYRDDPYFSRTATSLTIHNLGYQGVFDPKYLSFAGLPGYVFTIDGLEFYGQLNFLKGGIVFSDVINTVSPTYAEEIQTEEYGEKLDGVLRMRSKDLYGILNGIDYELYNPATDKYIYINYDVNRLELKWENKVKLQEELGLPVNKETAVAGLISRLVPQKGLDLLVDVMDYLTLFDLQIVVLGTGDEQYENAFRKLQERYPDKVSANIKFDVELAQKIYAGADIFLMPSRYEPCGLGQMFSMRYGTIPVVRYTGGLADTVREYDPQSMEGTGFGFKKYDSAHLLKAVSKALHFYYREREHWKRIMTNAMNTDLSWDRSAKEYVELYKKALAKVGR
- a CDS encoding MBL fold metallo-hydrolase; translated protein: MELKILVTGGSVFVPGRLNAHFSTVVYLEHGDRRIIIDPGNLSSMDELEKEFSELGIPPDDITDVLFTHVHLDHIFNSVLFENATFYVHESYKTKNYTSFGTIVGRIYSKVISSWKNVVLLKGEETLFDGKIKVFHTPWHAREHLSFLLDTENAGRVLITGDITPNRLSYYDIIKGYGSVQVKNFFDRVGKIDLLVFPHDAPLKLEVKG
- the galT gene encoding galactose-1-phosphate uridylyltransferase yields the protein MPEFRKDPIIKRWVIIATERAKRPHDFARTKVEEVRDGFCPFDYGNEHTTPPEIFAFRPADTEPNTPGWWVRVVPNKFPAVDPNVPLRKYGRGMYDAAIGFGYHDVVIETPDHNSHLAVMDYRNVEEVIWAYKIRYEQIMKDERVKYILIFKNHGKDAGASLSHPHSQIIAVPIMPKRVQEELDGSKEYYEYKERCPFCDIIDEEKKERERIVEENDHFIALEPFAARFPFETWILPKRHMNSFHLISEDEVGSLAKILKNVLYRIYAALDNPPYNLLIHTAPTSLEGKDYYHWHIEIFPRLTKVAGFEWGTGFYINTVPPEDAAKYLREVTLEQV